A stretch of the Lentimicrobiaceae bacterium genome encodes the following:
- a CDS encoding PaaI family thioesterase, giving the protein MKSVEIANPFGEMDNYQCFGCAPDNPFGLQMKFKLEGDEVVSEWNPKEHFQGWNGVLHGGIQATLMDEIASWVVFTILETSGVTSKMQVNLVKPLKIKNGPYTLRAKLIETKNNIASVSVTLADSNNIVCSDAIIDYFYYPVEIAKRRLFYPGIEKFLPEL; this is encoded by the coding sequence ATGAAGTCAGTTGAAATTGCCAATCCTTTTGGCGAAATGGATAATTATCAGTGTTTTGGTTGTGCTCCCGACAATCCGTTTGGGTTGCAAATGAAATTTAAGTTGGAAGGCGATGAGGTTGTTTCGGAATGGAACCCAAAAGAGCATTTTCAGGGTTGGAATGGTGTTTTGCATGGAGGTATTCAGGCAACACTAATGGACGAAATTGCCAGCTGGGTCGTTTTTACTATTCTTGAAACATCGGGAGTAACTTCAAAAATGCAAGTAAACTTAGTTAAACCGCTTAAAATAAAAAACGGACCATATACGCTCAGAGCCAAACTTATTGAAACCAAAAACAATATTGCATCGGTTAGTGTTACTCTTGCCGATAGCAATAATATTGTTTGTTCCGATGCAATTATTGATTATTTTTATTATCCGGTGGAGATAGCAAAAAGAAGATTGTTTTATCCGGGCATAGAAAAGTTTTTGCCCGAATTATAA
- a CDS encoding UpxY family transcription antiterminator: protein MQEKKWYAAYTRPRAEKKVYERLTNNGFEAYLPIQHVKRKWSDRYKWVDVPLLPSYIFLKLSPREYIDAIKTDGLVRYITLTGKPTPIPEVQINNLKILLNEKDADIEIELSRENFKPGTPVVIKYGAFAGIEGEVVEHRGSKRLLLRLDNIGQSITVTLPINLIEIETDKQKK, encoded by the coding sequence ATGCAAGAAAAAAAGTGGTACGCTGCATATACACGACCAAGAGCAGAGAAAAAAGTTTATGAAAGACTTACTAATAACGGTTTTGAAGCTTACCTTCCTATTCAACATGTAAAACGCAAGTGGAGCGACAGATATAAATGGGTTGATGTTCCGCTATTGCCTTCGTATATTTTTTTAAAACTTTCGCCAAGAGAATACATTGATGCCATTAAAACCGATGGATTGGTAAGGTATATTACTCTTACAGGGAAACCTACTCCTATTCCGGAAGTACAGATTAATAATTTAAAAATACTGCTGAACGAAAAAGATGCAGACATTGAGATTGAACTAAGTAGAGAAAACTTTAAACCCGGAACACCCGTAGTAATTAAATATGGAGCCTTTGCAGGAATTGAAGGAGAAGTTGTTGAACACAGGGGCAGCAAGCGCTTGCTCTTGCGACTAGATAATATCGGTCAGTCGATTACTGTAACATTGCCTATTAAT